One region of Pyramidobacter sp. YE332 genomic DNA includes:
- a CDS encoding ABC transporter ATP-binding protein produces the protein MTDPKNVLHLDHLTMQFGGVVAVNDLTMDVNEREIVALIGPNGAGKTTAFNAVTGIYAPTNGEISFHGTPIVRNHPSDKMKTLYAGTNADRYKTGVLRPTPDQITKLGIARTFQNIRLFSGMTVFENVLTARHLRRTSNFITATLHLNGREEAMMRERSLELLDIVGLADERDEMAVSLPYGKQRVLEIVRALATDPTLLLLDEPAAGMNPQETLALGQFIKQIKKDFDLTVFIIEHHMDLVMNISDRIYVIEFGRQIAEGTPAQVQNDPVVIKAYLGGDEE, from the coding sequence ATGACTGATCCGAAGAACGTGCTGCACCTCGACCACCTCACCATGCAGTTCGGCGGCGTCGTCGCCGTCAACGACCTGACGATGGACGTCAACGAAAGAGAGATCGTCGCCCTGATCGGCCCCAACGGTGCCGGCAAGACCACGGCCTTCAACGCCGTCACGGGCATTTACGCGCCCACGAACGGCGAGATCTCCTTCCACGGCACCCCGATCGTGCGCAACCACCCTTCCGACAAGATGAAAACCCTTTACGCGGGGACCAACGCCGACCGCTACAAAACGGGCGTGCTGCGCCCCACGCCCGATCAGATCACCAAGCTCGGCATCGCCCGCACGTTCCAGAACATCCGCCTGTTTTCGGGCATGACCGTGTTCGAGAACGTGCTCACGGCGCGCCACCTGCGCCGCACCAGCAATTTCATCACCGCGACGCTGCACCTCAACGGCCGGGAAGAAGCGATGATGCGCGAGCGCTCGCTGGAACTGCTCGATATCGTCGGCCTGGCCGACGAGCGCGACGAAATGGCCGTCAGCCTGCCCTACGGCAAACAGCGCGTGCTCGAGATCGTCCGCGCGCTGGCGACCGACCCTACGCTGCTGCTGCTCGACGAACCGGCGGCCGGCATGAATCCTCAGGAAACGCTGGCGCTGGGGCAGTTCATCAAACAGATCAAGAAAGATTTCGACCTGACCGTTTTCATCATCGAACACCACATGGACCTCGTCATGAACATCTCCGACCGCATCTACGTGATCGAATTCGGGCGCCAGATCGCCGAAGGCACGCCCGCGCAAGTTCAGAACGACCCCGTTGTCATCAAAGCCTATCTGGGAGGTGACGAAGAATGA